A genomic segment from Nicotiana sylvestris chromosome 1, ASM39365v2, whole genome shotgun sequence encodes:
- the LOC104224196 gene encoding uncharacterized protein gives MALLPTSSFGLSSESLEQSGKQMANTNTKALTPLSLQSSNSSQGPVAILWDIENCPVPSDVRPEDVAGNIRMALRVHPVIKGAVTMFSAFGDFNAFPRRLREGCQRTGVKLIDVPNGRKDAADKAILVDMFLFALDNPPPSSIMLISGDVDFAPALHILGQRGYTMILVIPAGVGVSSALCNAGRFVWDWPSVARGEGFVPPAKAFIPCRGGGVSDIAGILMGCCQINDSPYGQNEDEAIVYRGLSQSYYNARDFSIISHSLAEYNSTSISTPCYPTGMRTQSLPPGLNEVSAGGPSSHDQSDLTWVQPGDVNGLKGQLVKLLELSGGCLLLTRVPAEYQRIYGRPLYVSEYGAVKLVNLFKKMSDAISIGGKGQKKFVYLHNSCAVPSAPPITILKRDKGKGTQEGNAEVVTGVGSSDEFSDDERVLIEEHGSSREKSDMGATVEKSLENFKFELQEILVSYSCRIFLGCFEAIYQQRYKRLLDYESFGVAELEQLLAKVKDVVIVQEEPVSKRKFLAAVGG, from the coding sequence ATGGCACTTCTTCCTACGTCATCTTTTGGATTGTCGTCAGAGTCCTTGGAACAAAGTGGGAAGCAGATGGCAAACACAAACACGAAAGCACTAACACCTCTCTCTCTGCAAAGCTCAAATTCTTCACAGGGACCGGTGGCAATTCTTTGGGACATCGAGAACTGTCCTGTTCCAAGTGATGTACGCCCTGAGGATGTTGCTGGCAACATCAGAATGGCTCTACGGGTACATCCTGTGATCAAAGGAGCAGTTACAATGTTTTCTGCCTTTGGAGATTTTAATGCTTTTCCTAGGCGATTAAGAGAGGGCTGCCAGAGAACTGGTGTTAAACTTATAGATGTCCCCAATGGCAGGAAAGATGCAGCCGACAAGGCCATCTTGGTTGACATGTTCCTTTTTGCTCTTGACAATCCCCCACCCTCGTCCATTATGCTAATATCAGGAGATGTTGATTTTGCTCCCGCACTTCACATTCTTGGTCAGCGTGGATATACTATGATCCTTGTCATTCCTGCAGGGGTTGGTGTTTCGTCTGCTCTATGTAATGCTGGGAGGTTTGTATGGGACTGGCCAAGTGTGGCTCGAGGTGAAGGTTTTGTGCCCCCGGCAAAGGCCTTCATTCCTTGTCGTGGTGGTGGTGTCTCAGACATTGCTGGGATTCTAATGGGTTGCTGCCAGATAAATGACAGCCCATATGGTCagaatgaagatgaagcaatagTGTATAGGGGCCTCTCACAGAGCTACTATAATGCAAGGGATTTCTCAATAATATCACATTCGCTGGCTGAGTATAATAGCACTTCAATTTCCACGCCATGTTATCCTACGGGTATGAGAACTCAGAGTCTTCCACCTGGTTTAAATGAAGTTTCAGCTGGAGGTCCATCTTCACATGACCAGAGTGACTTGACGTGGGTGCAGCCTGGGGATGTAAATGGTTTGAAGGGTCAGCTGGTGAAGCTGCTTGAATTATCTGGCGGCTGCTTGCTTCTTACACGTGTTCCTGCAGAATACCAGAGAATTTACGGGAGGCCACTGTATGTTTCAGAATATGGGGCTGTTAAGCTCGTGAATCTTTTCAAGAAGATGAGTGATGCAATATCTATCGGGGGGAAAGGCCAAAAGAAGTTTGTCTACCTCCATAATTCATGTGCTGTACCAAGTGCTCCTCCCATAACTATATTAAAGAGGGATAAAGGAAAAGGAACACAAGAGGGAAATGCCGAAGTTGTGACTGGGGTTGGATCTTCGGATGAGTTCTCGGATGATGAAAGAGTACTCATAGAAGAGCATGGAAGCAGTCGTGAGAAATCTGATATGGGTGCAACAGTTGAAAAAAGTCTTGAAAATTTCAAGTTTGAGCTTCAAGAGATACTTGTGAGCTACTCTTGTCGGATTTTTCTTGGTTGCTTTGAGGCAATATATCAACAAAGGTACAAGAGGCTACTAGACTATGAGAGCTTTGGAGTGGCTGAACTTGAGCAGCTACTAGCAAAGGTGAAAGATGTAGTGATTGTGCAAGAGGAGCCAGTTAGCAAGAGGAAGTTTCTGGCTGCTGTTGGTGGCTAG
- the LOC104224197 gene encoding probable receptor-like protein kinase At1g49730 gives MTLYGPAIFLGFLLFLQMQFFSANAASECPLDMAGTNYTLTASICSNKEERGKCCRYINALIAISVARYANSTSNLGVNAELSKICLDKIAETFRFHGVTRNATLFCGFGTKIPVSYDCQGRTTVTQMLQSPQFSSVTRNCQVPLSVESDCRKCLNAGILYLRNLVGTANNITFSTCRDATYAALASQVDNASAIDIARCFFGVHGLSIPPVSGTSPSQLSPEVSPSPPVAASPTQLSLLTPVKENRRHYHLTLVPAVGIAVTVVAVMMLLVLIVLIWRKSKQLEDSDATDKKSSKSFTQPPKRFQEGTASIFKKYSYKETKKATDNFSTIIGQGGFGTVYKAEFKDGYVAAVKRMNKVSEQAEDEFCREIELLARLHHRHLVALRGFCIERHERFLMYEYMANGSLKDHLLHNPGRTPLSWRARIQIAIDVANALEYLHFYCDPPLCHRDIKSSNILLDENFVAKVADFGLAHASKDGSICFEPVNTDIKGTPGYMDPEYVITQELTEKSDVYSYGVVLLELITSRRAIQDNKNLIEWAEILLTSESRITELVDPNIGDSYDFDQLQALLAVVKWCTQREGHARPSIKQVLRLLYECADPMHSGFVQSVEDEDYDEIEGKGRTSRSRQHKGEGIFHSGDGRCLASSSSTSRSYCSRSFLIETSPPQSPL, from the exons ATGACATTGTACGGACCAGCCATTTTTCTGGGGTTTTTGCTCTTTCTTCAAATGCAATTTTTTTCAGCAAATGCTGCTTCAG AGTGCCCCTTAGACATGGCTGGAACCAACTATACTCTGACTGCCTCAATCTGCTCTaacaaagaagaaagaggaaagtGTTGCCGCTACATTAATGCCTTGATTGCAATTTCTGTTGCTCGATATGCAAACTCAACAAGCAACTTGGGGGTTAATGCTGAGTTATCAAAGATATGCCTAGATAAAATAGCAGAAACTTTCCGATTCCATGGAGTGACCAGAAATGCAACGCTGTTCTGCGGGTTCGGGACAAAAATTCCTGTGAGCTATGATTGCCAAGGTCGAACAACTGTCACTCAGATGCTTCAATCTCCCCAGTTTTCAAGTGTTACTAGAAACTGCCAAGTCCCCCTCTCGGTGGAAAGTGATTGTAGGAAATGCCTCAATGCTGGCATCTTGTATCTCCGCAATCTAGTTGGTACAGCTAATAATATCACATTTAGTACTTGCCGAGATGCAACTTATGCTGCTCTTGCAAGCCAGGTTGACAATGCATCAGCTATTGATATTGCTCGCTGTTTCTTTGGGGTTCACGGCCTTAGCATACCTCCAG TTTCAGGAACATCTCCTTCACAACTCTCACCAGAGGTCTCTCCAAGCCCTCCTGTTGCTGCTAGCCCGACTCAACTTTCCTTGCTTACGCCTGTTAAGGAAAATCGCCGTCATTACCACCTtacattggtaccagctgttggCATAGCAGTTACAGTCGTGGCTGTCATGATGCTGCTTGTCTTAATTGTTCTGATTTGGAGGAAAAGCAAACAGCTAGAAGATTCTGATGCAACTGATAAGAAATCTTCCAAATCCTTCACGCAGCCGCCGAAAAGATTCCAGGAAG GTACAGCTTCTATATTTAAGAAATACAGCTACAAGGAGACAAAAAAAGCCACCGACAACTTCAGCACAATCATTGGGCAGGGAGGATTTGGCACTGTATACAAAGCTGAATTTAAGGATGGTTACGTGGCAGCAGTGAAGAGGATGAACAAGGTTTCTGAACAAGCTGAGGATGAGTTTTGCAGAGAAATAGAACTGCTTGCTCGACTGCATCATCGTCATCTTGTTGCTCTAAGGGGTTTTTGCATTGAGAGGCATGAgag GTTTCTCATGTATGAGTATATGGCAAATGGAAGCTTAAAAGATCATCTGCTTCACA ATCCAGGTAGAACTCCGCTCAGTTGGCGTGCAAGAATTCAAATTGCTATTGATGTGGCAAATGCTCTG gaatatcttcatttctactGTGATCCTCCGCTGTGCCATAGGGACATCAAATCAAGCAATATATTACTGGATGAGAACTTTGTCGCAAAG GTTGCAGATTTTGGACTTGCACATGCTTCAAAGGATGGTTCTATTTGCTTTGAACCGGTAAACACAGATATCAAGGGAACTCCAG GTTATATGGATCCTGAGTATGTCATCACCCAAGAGCTTACAGAGAAAAGTGATGTATATAGTTACGGAGTGGTATTACTGGAATTAATCACATCGAGACGGGCAATTCAAGATAACAAAAATTTGATAGAGTGGGCTGAAATACTCCTGACATCAGAATCTAGGATAACCGAGCTCGTAGACCCTAACATTGGAGACTCTTATGACTTCGATCAACTTCAGGCCCTTTTGGCAGTTGTTAAATGGTGTACACAGAGAGAAGGACACGCTAGGCCTTCAATCAAGCAGGTACTTAGGCTTTTGTATGAGTGTGCAGACCCGATGCACAGTGGCTTTGTGCAATCCGTGGAGGACGAAGACTATGACGAGATTGAAGGTAAGGGAAGAACAAGTAGGTCTAGGCAACACAAAGGTGAGGGAATATTTCACAGTGGTGATGGAAGGTGTTTAGCTTCTTCTTCAAGTACATCAAGGTCTTATTGTAGCCGAAGCTTCCTAATTGAAACCAGCCCTCCTCAGTCGCCACTTTAA